A stretch of the Gossypium hirsutum isolate 1008001.06 chromosome D07, Gossypium_hirsutum_v2.1, whole genome shotgun sequence genome encodes the following:
- the LOC107954983 gene encoding fasciclin-like arabinogalactan protein 2 precursor has protein sequence MSPATTALFFLLLLFSTSNAHNITRILAKNPEFSTFNHYLTLTHLASEINRRETITVLALNNAAMSSLLSKQLSLYTLKNVLSLHVLVDYFGSKKLHQITNGTALTSTMFQASGAAPGSSGYINITDLKGGKVGFGAENNDGNLDAVYVKSVAEIPYNISVLQISQVLNSAEAEAPTAEPSKLNLTEIMSKQGCKAFADLLISSGADATFNENIDGGLTVFCPTDPVIKDFMPKYKNLTASKKASLLLYHGVPVYQSMQMLKSNNGIMNTLATDGANKYDFTIQNDGEVVTLETKVMTAKITGTLKDEEPLIVYKINKVLLPRELYKPVEAPAESPKPSKSKSKSKHKVADAPESDAPAESDPADDQTADNDSGVAGLDGRRLVMMMLSLCIGVLLM, from the exons ATGTCACCTGCAACCACCGCcctcttcttcctcctcctcctcttctccaCCTCAAATGCACACAACATCACACGCATACTCGCCAAAAACCCTGAGTTCTCCACCTTCAACCACTACCTCACCCTCACTCATTTGGCTTCCGAGATCAACCGACGCGAAACCATTACTGTTCTGGCCCTCAACAATGCTGCCATGTCATCTCTCTTGTCTAAACAACTCTCCCTCTACACCCTCAAGAACGTCCTCTCTCTCCATGTCCTCGTCGACTACTTCGGTTCCAAGAAGCTTCACCAGATTACCAATGGAACTGCTTTGACGTCCACCATGTTCCAGGCTAGTGGCGCCGCTCCTGGTTCCTCTGGCTACATCAACATCACTGATCTTAAAGGCGGAAAAGTCGGCTTCGGGGCTGAAAACAACGATGGAAATCTCGATGCTGTTTACGTTAAGTCCGTTGCAGAGATTCCTTACAACATCTCTGTCTTACAAATCAGTCAG GTTTTGAATTCAGCTGAAGCTGAAGCCCCAACCGCGGAGCCAAGCAAGCTTAATCTAACAGAGATAATGTCAAAGCAAGGATGCAAAGCTTTTGCAGATTTGCTTATCTCTTCAGGAGCTGATGCAACATTTAACGAAAACATCGATGGGGGTTTAACAGTGTTTTGCCCCACCGACCCTGTTATTAAGGATTTCATGCCCAAATACAAGAACTTGACAGCATCCAAGAAAGCGTCCCTGCTGTTGTACCACGGCGTTCCCGTGTATCAGTCCATGCAAATGCTGAAATCCAACAACGGGATTATGAACACATTGGCCACTGATGGAGCAAACAAGTATGATTTCACCATTCAAAACGACGGCGAGGTGGTGACATTGGAGACTAAAGTTATGACTGCAAAGATTACAGGGACTTTGAAGGATGAAGAGCCTTTGATTGTTTACAAAATTAACAAGGTATTATTGCCCAGGGAGTTGTACAAGCCAGTGGAAGCGCCGGCTGAGTCACCCAAGCCatcaaaatccaaatccaaatccaaacaCAAGGTAGCCGATGCACCGGAATCCGATGCACCAGCGGAGAGTGATCCAGCTGATGATCAGACGGCAGATAATGACAGTGGGGTTGCAGGACTGGACGGTAGGAGATTggtgatgatgatgctgagcctGTGCATTGGGGTATTGCTGATGTGA
- the LOC107954984 gene encoding nudix hydrolase 2 yields MQNLRQLYQCCFITRKSFLSSSSTLLSLIPKYLCLPTLHPVSWIFLPKGQYKSNSISSSARNMSTSTIALAVEKQMVLENGVQQVELLNRVEDSYGGIILNMEEPMESEAFVYSLRASISQWKQQGKRGVWIKLPIQLVNLVEPSVKEGFTYHHAEPDYIMLVKWISNSTNTIPENASHRVGIGAFVINDQREVLVVQENNGTFKGKGVWKFPTGVVNEGEDICMAAIREVKEETGIDTEFVEILAFRQSHKSFFKKSDLFFVCMLRPLSFDIQKQDTEIEAAQWMSINEYAAQPFIQKYDGFRSVANVCLAKLEKDYAGFSRIPTTTASGKTSYVYFNSRDLSKL; encoded by the exons ATGCAGAATCTGAGGCAACTTTACCAATGTTGCTTTATTACAAGGAAGTCCTTTCTATCGTCTTCCTCTACACTGCTTTCTTTGATTCCCAAATATCTTTGCCTCCCAACTCTTCACCCTGTTTCTTGGATTTTTCTCCCTAAAG GTCAATATAAGAGTAACTCGATAAGCTCCTCTGCGAGAAATATGTCGACTTCAACAATTGCATTAGCAGTTGAAAAGCAAATGGTCCTTGAAAATGGGGTTCAACAGGTTGAATTACTTAATAGGGTGGAGGATTCATATGGTGGGATCATCCTAAACATGGAGGAACCTATGGAATCTGAGGCATTCGTCTATTCACTCAGAGCTTCAATATCACAATGGAAGCAACAG GGGAAGAGGGGCGTCTGGATTAAATTGCCTATTCAACTTGTTAATCTGGTTGAACCGTCGGTTAAG GAAGGGTTTACGTACCACCATGCGGAACCAGATTATATAATGCTTGTGAAGTGGATCAGTAACTCTACCAATACCATACCCGAAAATGCATCACACCGTGTGGGGATTGGTGCTTTTGTCATCAATGACCAAAGAGAG GTGCTTGTAGTTCAAGAGAATAATGGCACGTTCAAAGGCAAAGGTGTGTGGAAATTCCCTACCGGAGTCGTTAACGAG GGTGAGGATATTTGCATGGCAGCAATCAGGGAAGTTAAAGAAGAGACAGGG ATCGACACTGAATTTGTGGAAATTTTAGCATTTAG GCAAAGCCACAAGTCGTTCTTCAAGAAATCGGATTTGTTTTTCGTTTGCATGTTACGTCCACTCTCGTTCGACATCCAGAAGCAAGATACAGAGATTGAAGCTGCTCAG TGGATGTCGATCAACGAATATGCAGCACAACCTTTTATCCAGAAATATGATGGCTTTAGAAGTGTTGCCAACGTATGCTTAGCAAAGTTAGAGAAGGACTACGCTGGATTTTCCCGGATTCCGACAACCACAGCTTCTGGGAAAACTAGTTACGTATACTTCAACAGCAGAGATCTGAGCAAGCTGTAA